A part of Antechinus flavipes isolate AdamAnt ecotype Samford, QLD, Australia chromosome 6, AdamAnt_v2, whole genome shotgun sequence genomic DNA contains:
- the LOC127540709 gene encoding basic salivary proline-rich protein 2-like: MPKTHQKVESYGNTQGPPKSGVLQEYKMSTKKWSPMGIPKTHQKVESYRNTQDPPKNGVLRKCQRHTKKWSPTGIPKAHQKVESYRNTKGPLKSGVLQEYPRPTKKWSPTGIPKAHQKVESYRNTQGPPKSGVLQEYPRPTKKWSPTGIPKAHQKVESYRNTQGPPKSGVLQNTQGPPKSEVLQEYPRPTKKWSPMGVPKTHQKMESYGNTQDPPKSGVLRKCQRHTKKWSPTGIPKAHQKVESYRNTKGPLKSESYRNTQDPPKSGVLREYPRPTKKWSPMGIPKAHQKVESYRNTQGPPKSGVLQEYPRPTKKWSPTGIPKAHQKVESYRNTQGPPKSGVLQEYKRPTKKWSPMGIPKTHQKVESYGNTQDPPKSGVLQECHRSTKKWSPMGTPKTSRQKF, encoded by the coding sequence ATGCCAAAGACACACCAAAAAGTGGAGTCCTACGGGAATACCCAAGGCCCACCAAAAAGTGGAGTCCTACAGGAATACAAAATGTCCACTAAAAAGTGGAGTCCTATGGGAATACCAAAGACTCACCAAAAAGTGGAGTCCTACAGGAATACCCAAGACCCACCAAAAAATGGAGTCCTACGGAAATGCCAAAGACACACCAAAAAGTGGAGTCCTACGGGAATACCCAAGGCCCACCAAAAAGTGGAGTCCTACAGGAATACAAAAGGTCCACTAAAAAGTGGAGTCCTACAGGAATACCCAAGACCCACCAAAAAGTGGAGTCCTACAGGAATACCCAAGGCCCACCAAAAAGTGGAGTCCTACAGGAATACCCAAGGCCCACCAAAAAGTGGAGTCCTACAGGAATACCCAAGGCCCACCAAAAAGTGGAGTCCTACAGGAATACCCAAGGCCCACCAAAAAGTGGAGTCCTACAGGAATACCCAAGGCCCACCAAAAAGTGGAGTCCTACAGAATACCCAAGGCCCACCAAAAAGTGAAGTCCTACAGGAATACCCAAGGCCCACCAAAAAGTGGAGTCCTATGGGAGTACCAAAAACCCACCAAAAAATGGAGTCCTACGGGAATACCCAAGACCCACCAAAAAGTGGAGTCCTACGGAAATGCCAAAGACACACCAAAAAGTGGAGTCCTACAGGAATACCCAAGGCCCACCAAAAAGTGGAGTCCTACAGGAATACAAAAGGTCCACTAAAAAGTGAGTCCTACAGGAATACCCAAGACCCACCAAAAAGTGGAGTCCTACGGGAATACCCAAGACCCACCAAAAAGTGGAGTCCTATGGGAATACCCAAGGCCCACCAAAAAGTGGAGTCCTACAGGAATACCCAAGGCCCACCAAAAAGTGGAGTCCTACAGGAATACCCAAGGCCCACCAAAAAGTGGAGTCCTACAGGAATACCCAAGGCCCACCAAAAAGTGGAGTCCTACAGGAATACCCAAGGCCCACCAAAAAGTGGAGTCCTACAGGAATACAAAAGGCCCACCAAAAAGTGGAGTCCTATGGGAATACCAAAGACTCACCAAAAAGTGGAGTCCTATGGGAATACCCAAGACCCACCAAAAAGTGGAGTCCTACAGGAATGCCACAGATCCACAAAAAAGTGGAGTCCTATGGGAACACCAAAGACCTCTAGGCAaaagttctaa